Genomic window (Streptomyces sp. LX-29):
ACCCGTACGGGAGGGGACGACAGATGACGATCCGGGTGGTGCTCGCCGACGACCAGGCGCTGTTGCGGAGCGCGTTCCGCATACTGGTCGACTCCGAACCCGACATGGAGGTCGTGGGCGAGGCGTCGGACGGCGCGGAGGCGGTGGCCCTCGCCCGCGCGGAGGTCGCCGACGTGGTGCTGATGGACATCCGGATGCCCGGGCTCGACGGCCTCGCCGCCACCCGGATGATCACCGAGGACCCCCAGCTGTCCGGGGTGCGGGTGATCATGCTGACGACCTTCGAGGTCGACGAGTACGTCGTGGAGTCGCTGCGCGCCGGGGCCAGCGGGTTCCTCGGCAAGGGCGCCGAGCCGGAGGAACTGCTCGCCGCGATCCGGGTCGTCGTGGGCGGGGAGGCGCTGCTGTCGCCCGCCGCGACCAAGGGCCTGATCGCCCGCTTCCTCGCCCAGGGCGGCGGCGCCGACGAGCCCGGCGAGTACGACGCGGCCCGGCTCGACGCCCTCACCGGCCGTGAACGCGAGGTCCTGGTGCAGGTCGCCGGCGGGCTCTCCAACGACGAGATCGCCGAGCGTCTCCAGGTCAGCCCGCTCACCGTGAAGACCCATGTCAACCGGGCCATGGCCAAGCTCGGCGCCCGTGACCGCGCCCAGCTGGTCGTGATCTCGTACGAGACCGGCCTGGTCCACCCCCGCAACGGCTGAGCGCGCCCGCCCCGCCGGGCGGAGGCCGGCGTCATAAGGGCCCGTACGCACCGGAGCCCGGGCCCGTCCCCCCGAGGGGGACGGCGGGCCCGGGCTCGATGTTCGTGGTGTTCCCGCCGGCGGCGGGGCCATGCCTACGGCAGGGCGAGCATCCGCTCCAGGGCGAGCTTGGCGAAGCTCTCCGTCTCGCGGTCGACCTCGATCCGGTTGACCACCTTGCCCGCGGCGAGCGACTCCAGCGCCCAGACCAGGTGCGGCAGGTCGATGCGGTTCATGGTGGAGCAGAAGCAGACCGTGCGGTCGAGGAAGACGATCTCCTTGCCCTGGTCGGCGAATCGGTTCGCCAGCCGGCGCACGAGGTTGAGCTCGGTGCCGATCGCCCACTTGGAGCCGGCGGGGGCCGCCTCCAGGGTCTTGATGATGTACTCCGTGGAGCCGACGTAGTCCGCCGCCGCGACGACCTCGTGCTTGCACTCGGGGTGCACCAGCACGTTGACGCCGGGGATGCGCTCGCGGACCTCGTTCACGGAGTCCAGGGAGAAGCGGCCGTGCACCGAGCAGTGCCCGCGCCACAGGATCATCTTGGCGTCGCGCAGCTGCTCGGCGGTGAGCCCGCCGTTGGGCTTGTGCGGGTTGTAGACCACGCAGTCGTCGAGGGACATGCCCATGTCGCGGACCGCGGTGTTGCGCCCCAGGTGCTGGTCGGGCAGGAACAGCACCTTCTCGCCCTGCTCGAAGGCCCAGTCCAGGGCCCGCTTGGCGTTGGAGGAGGTGCAGATGGTGCCGCCGTGCTTGCCGGTGAACGCCTTGATGTCGGCCGAGGAGTTCATGTACGAGACGGGGACGGTGACCTCCGCCACGCCCGCCTCGGTGAGCACGTCCCAGCACTCGGCGACCTGCTCGGCCGTGGCCATGTCGGCCATGGAGCAGCCGGCGGCCAGGTCGGGGAGGATCACCTGCTGGCGGTCGCTGGTGAGGATGTCGGCCGACTCGGCCATGAAGTGCACACCGCAGAAGACGATGTACTCGGCATCCGGTCGGGCGGCCGCATCGCGGGCGAGCTTGAAGGAGTCGCCGGTGACGTCGGCGAACTCGATCACCTCGTCGCGCTGGTAGTGGTGGCCGAGGACGAAGACCTTCTCGCCGAGCTCGGCCTTGGCCGCGCGGGCCCGCTCCACCAGGTCCGGGTCGGAGGCCGCCGGCAGGTCGCCGGGGCACTCCACGCCGCGCTCGCTGCGGGGGTCGGCCTCGCGGCCCAGGAGGAGCAGGGCGAGCGGCGTCGGCTGCACATCCAGGGATTGGGCGGTGGTCACGACACGCACCCTTCTTTCTTCGTCTGCTGGGAGGGCCCTGGGTTGGCTTTCCAGGGTTGTCGTCAAAATGACGCTATCTATCATAACTGCTTCGTGTCACTTTGACGATGGCCATCGCGTCGATGTGACGCATTCCTGCGGCGCATTCCTGGTCGCCCGGCGATGTGCGAGCATGAATGGCGAGAGAAATTCGCCGTTCCCGGAATGAATCCGGGGTGCCGCCGGTTGGAGCCGACGGCAAGCAGTCCGTACAACCCGGGAGAGAAGCAGATGACCGTTCAGGACGAGACCACCAATGCCGAGGGCATCATCCTGACCGACGCCGCCGCGTCGAAGGTCAAGGGCCTGCTGGAGCAGGAAGGCCGTGACGACCTCGCGCTGCGCGTCGCCGTCCAGCCTGGCGGCTGCTCCGGCCTGCGCTACCAGCTCTTCTTCGACGAGCGTTCGCTCGACGGCGACGTGGTCAAGGACTTCGGCGGTGTGAAGGTCGTCACCGACCGGATGAGCGCCCCGTACCTGGGCGGTGCCTCCATCGACTTCGTGGACACCATCGAGAAGCAGGGCTTCACGATCGACAACCCGAACGCCACGGGCTCCTGCGCCTGCGGCGACTCCTTCAGCTAGGCCCGGCGTACCCGCGCACCGGCGAACAGGCCGCGTCGCGGAGCCATGCGACAGCGGCGATGGCGGTGGTCCCAGTCGGGACCACCGCCATCGCCGTGTTCGGCGCCGCGTGGCGCCGTAACGAGCGCCACGCGCCGTGACGAGCGCCACGCGCCGCGGCTAGTCGCGCGGAACCGCCTTGCCGTTCGAGGCGTCGACCACCTTGCGGTCACCCAGCGCCTTGTCGAGCTCCACCGTCACCTCGGCCTCCTCCGCGAGCGTGATGCAGGGACGGCCCGGGTGCGTCGGCTTGCCGACGATCTCCACCTTCACCTGCCCGGACGCCTCGTCCGCGGACGCCGAGTAGCGGGTGCAGACCCCGCCCCAGAAGCGCAGGGTGAGCTTCTTGCCGTCGACGTCGTAGGCGTTGACGTGCGGTGACACGTCCGCCCCCGGCTCACGGGACGGGGAGTGCCCCGGCGCCCCCGGCTCCGAGCCGCGGGGGTCGCGCGCCTCGTCGGTGCCGCCGCGGGGCGAGGTGAGGAACGCGGGCTCGACGGCCGGGTAGCCGTAGACCGTGGACCGCTTCTGGCCGTGGGCGCCCGGGGACTCCACGGTGAACAGCCACGAGGGCACCAGAGCCGGCCGCCCGGCCACGGACTGCGCCGACAGCCCCACCGTCGCCTTGTCGACGCGCGCCGTCTCCGGCTTGCCGCCCGGCGCGGGCTCGCAGGGCGCGACGCCGTCCTGGCCGCCCTCCCCGCCCTTGTCGTCGTCCGGGGTGCTCTTGTCGGCCTTGTCGCCCTTTCCGGCCGCGCCGTCCTTGTCTGCGGGCACGGCGGTCGCGCAGTCGCCGATCTCGCCCGGGACATGGCCTCCCCAGCGGGCCTTGTTGAGCTGCTCCAGCGCCTCCGAGGCGTCCACCAGCGGGTAGTCGTCACCCTTGTCCAGCGGCGCCAGCAGCCCGCGGGCGGCCGCCAACTGGCCGTCCGCGGCCACCTCCAGGCTGGTCCGCCAGTTGTGGGTGGGCAGTCCACCCAGCACCGGGTCGGCGTTCACCACCCTGAGGGCGCCGTGGACCTCGCCCGCGTCGATCCGGGCGTCGTCCAGCTCCAGCGCCTCCAGCACCGGCTCGGCCGCCTTCCTGGCCCGCTCCTCGGACACCGGCTCGTCCTCGCCGCCGGCGTCCCCGGAGTCGGTCTTCTTGTCACCGCCGCGGAAGGAGGGACAGCTGGTCTCGCCGAGGCAGGAGGAGTCGCCGGGCGAGCCGTAGCGGGAGTACGACCAGGCGCCCGCCCCCTTCTGGCTCACCTCGAGCTCCGGGCCCGAGGCGTCCGGGGTGCCCCCGACCCGCCACACCCCGTGATCGGAGCGCGGGGTGCCCGGCACGTCCAGCGCCTTCGCCAGCCGCGCCACCTCCTCCTTGGTGACCTTGCCCGAGGGCAGGTAGACCGGCGCGGTCTCGGGCCCTCGGGGAAGCTCGCCCCGGGCCCGGTAGACCACGCCGTACGGGTTGGGCTCGCCGACCGCGATGCCCGGCTTCGCCTGCTCGCCCCCGTTCGGGGGCCGCTCCCCGGGGGCGAACCCGTCGAGCGGCAGCGGCTTGGGGGAGTCCCCCCGGGACGCCTCCCGGCCGCCGGAATCGTCGTCGCCGCCCGCGGTCGACGCCCAGTACGCCCCGCCGCCCCCGGCGAGCAGCACCGCCGCCGCCACCGAGGCGATGACCAGCGGCGAGCGCCGGCGCGGCTTCGAGGTGGCGCCGTCGGGGGAATCGGGGGTCTCCGGGGTCTCCGGGGTGTCCTCGGTGCTGGTGCTCACCGTTCCGCTCCTTCGCACTCCGCTGAATGTGTACGGCTCTGTCCCCCGCACGGGGGACGCCGGTGGGACGGTGCGAAGGAGCGTGCGGTTCCCGCGGTGTCTCGACGGGCCTCGGGTGTCCCGGCGTGAGACGGGTGGTCAGTCGCCGTATTCGGACATACCGTCCAGCAGATGCGCGGACTTCGAGGGCACCGTCACCCCGCGGATCCGGGAGAGGGCGACGGGCGGCGCCGGGGACCGCCTCACCGCGTTCCGCCAGTGCGGAGCCATCCGCGCACAGTCGCCTCGCAGCTGGTCCAACGACTCCGGCTCGGCGGTGATCGAGGGCGGGGCGGGGGTGGCTCGCTTGGGCATCTCGACTCCCGGTCTGGGGGACCCACACCGACGTGGGCCCTTGAGTGGCACCGTATGCACGGTATCCCCGGGGGAAAAGATCTACTATCAGGTAGTTTCGGCCATTCGAACGTGAGGCCTGGGACCCGGTAGCGTAGAGCGTCCCTTTTTTCCGTAGCCCACAGGAGCAGACACGCCGTGCGTATCGCAGTCACCGGCTCCATCGCCACCGACCACCTGATGACCTTCCCCGGCCGTTTCGCCGATCAGCTGGTCGCCGACCAGCTGCATACGGTCTCCCTGTCCTTCCTCGTGGACACCCTCGACGTCCGCCGCGGGGGCGTCGCCCCCAACATCTGTTTCGGCATGGGCGTGCTCGGTCTGCGCCCGGTCATGGTCGGCGCCGCCGGCTCCGACTTCGCCGAGTACCGCGCCTGGCTGGAGCGGCACGGCGTGGACACCTCCTCCGTCCGCATCTCCGAGGTGCTGCACACCGCGCGCTTCGTCTGCACCACGGACACCGACCACAACCAGATCGCGTCCTTCTACACCGGCGCGATGAGCGAGGCCCGACTGATCGAGCTCCAGCCGGTCGCCGACCGGGTCGGCGGCCTGGACCTGGTCCTCATCGGCGCGGACGACCCGGAGGCCATGGTCCGCCACACCGAGGAGTGCCGCTCCCGTGGCATCCCGTTCGCCGCGGACCCCTCCCAGCAGCTGGCGCGCATGGACGGCGACGACATCCGCCGGCTGATCGAGGGCGCGCGGTTCCTCTTCACCAACGAGTACGAGAAGGCGCTCACCGAGGCCAAGACCGGCTGGACCGAGGACGAGATCCTGGCCAAGGTCGGCACCCGCGTCACCACGCTGGGCGCGCAGGGCGTGCGGATCGACCGCGTCGGCGAGGAGCCGATCGTGGTGGGCTGCCCGGAAGAGGAGGCCAAGGTCGACCCGACCGGTGTCGGCGACGCCTTCCGCGCCGGCTTCCTCGCCGGCCTCTCCTGGGACCTCACCCTCGAGCGCGCCGCCCAGGTCGGCTGCATGCTCGCCACCCTCGTCATCGAGACCCTGGGCACCCAGGAGTACGAGCTCCGTCGCGGCCACTTCATGGACCGCTTCGCCAAGGCCTACGGCCACGAGGCCGCCGCCGAGGTCCAGGCACGCCTGTCCTGACCCCAGGCACACGAAAGACACGCGAAAGAAGGAGGGCGGGCCCGCAGGGGCCCGCCCTTCACCGCACCCGACCCCCGGCCCGCACCCCTTGGTCGACGCCGCGGGTCCAGAGGGCACCCACGCCGCACACGGGCACCGGAGGGGAGCACCCTCGCGCCACACGCGCGCGCCCGCGAGGGGAAGGGGTCAGACCCGGCGGACCCGATAGGCCGTTCCCCGTTCGGCGGCCGTCTCACCGAGATAGTCGTGGCCGCGCATGGCGCACCAGGCGGGGATGTCGAGGCGGGCGGCGTCGTCGTCGGAGAGGACGACCACCACACCGCCGACCGGCACGTCGCCGATCACCTTGGCCAGCTCGATGACGGGGATCGGGCACCGCTTGCCGAGCGAATCGACCACGAGCTCGCGCGCCGCGGCCTCCGGTGCCTCCATCGGCCCGGCCTCGCCCGCCGCGGGCGCACCCGCGGGCGCAACCGCACGCGCGGGCGCACCCAACCGCTCCCGCACCTCCGCGACCACTCCCGGCAGCACCGCCAGGAACCGCTCGACGTCCTGGTCCGCCGTGCCCAGCGGCAGCGAAACGCGGATGTTGCCCTCGGAGAGCACGCCCATCGCGCGCAGCACATGGCTGGGCGTGAGGGTGCTGCTGGTGCAGGACGAGCCGGAGGAGACGGAGAAGCCCGCGCGGTCGAGCTCGTGCAGGACCGCCTCGCCGTCGACGTAGAGGCAGGAGAAGGTGACCAGGTGGGGCAGGCGTCGCTCGGGGTCGCCGACGACCTCCACGTCGGGCACCAGCTCCGGCACGCGGGCCCGGATCCGGTCGACCAGCGCGCGCAGCCGCTCCGCTTCGTCGGCGGCCTCCTGTCGCACGGCTCGCAGGGAGGCCGCGGCGGCGACGATGGCCGGGAGGTTCTCGAAGCCGGGCGCGCGCCCGGACTCGCGCTCGTCGGCCGGGCCGTGGGCCGCGAAGCGCACGCCCTTGCGGACGGCGAGCAGTCCGACGCCGGCCGGGCCGCCCCACTTGTGGGCGCTGCCGGTCAGCAGCGACCAGGGGGCGTCGACCGGGCCCCAGGCCAGCGACTGGGCGGCGTCCACGAGCAGCGGGACGCCCGCCTCCCGGCACTCCTCGGCGACCTCGGCCACCGGCTGCACCGTGCCGACCTCGTGGTTGGCGGACTGGAGACAGGCGAGCGCCACCGGCCCGGGGACATCCCGCAGGGCCGCCGCGAAGGTACCGGGCTCGACCCGGCCGGCGCGGTCCACCGCCACCCGGGCCACGGTCCCGCCGGCGGCCTCGTGCGCGTCGGCGGCGTGCAGCACCGCGGAGTGCTCCACCGCGGACACGACGAGATGGCGGCCGGCCCGCCGCCGTCCGGCGAGCGCGCCGGCGATGCCGTCGTGCAGGGCCCGGGTACCCGAAGGGGTGAAGACGAGCTCATCCGGGCGACAGCCGACCGCCTCGGCGGCCGTCTCCCGCGCGGCGTCCAGCAGCAGTCGGGCCCGGCGCCCCTCGCGGTAGAGCCGGGCCGGGTCCGCCCAGCCCTCGTCGAGGGTGGCGAGCAGCGCCTGGCGGGCGACCGGGTGCAGGGGCGCGGAGGAGGCGGCGTCGAAGTAGGGCACGTAGGCAACCTAACTCCTCCTTCCTTCCGCGCGTCCCGCCCGCCGGGCCCGGCCGTCCGCTATCGTCGGCGCAGCCCCCGTCGCGGGCCGCGGCGACGCACCGTCAGCGCTGGGCCGTCCGTGGCGCGAGCGCCTGCGGAGGCGGTGCTTCCACCCCTTCGGGGACTGGTCCGGCGCGTTGGGCACCCTCCCCGCGCGGCCCTAAAAGGCGTCCAGTAGGGTTTGGTCCGCATAAACATCCAAACCCCTGCCCGCACCGGGCCGGCGACCGACCAGCGAGACGGCCGCAGCCGGCCGCGCGGGCGAGACTCTCGGGAAGGCGCTACGTGAGTCCCAACGGCTCCGACCGCTCGTCGCGGCGCCCGGTGCGGCGGAAGCTGCTGCAGGCGCTGGCCGCGGGCATGGTCCTGGCGACCGCCACCGGTTGCACATCTAAGGACTTCCCCAACCTCGGGATGCCCGACCCCGTCACCGAAGAGGCGCCGCGGATCCTCTCCCTGTGGCAGGGCTCGTGGGCGGCTGCGCTCGCCACGGGCGTTCTGGTCTGGGGCCTGATCCTGTGGAGCGTCATCTTCCACCGGCGCAGCCGGACCAAGGTCGAGGTTCCTCCGCAGACCCGGTACAACATGCCGATCGAGGCGCTGTACACCGTGGTCCCGATCATCATCGTCTCGGTGCTCTTCTACTTCACCGCGCGCGATGAGAACGAGCTCCTCAAGGTCGACAAGAAGCCCGACCACGTCGTCAACGTCGTGGGCTTCCAGTGGAGCTGGGGCTTCAACTACCTGGAGAACGTGGACGGCAACAAGTCCACGGGCTACACGTACAAGGAAGCCAAGGAAGGCCAGAAGCTCCCCAAGGCGAACACGCCGCCGGAGAACATCTCCAACATTCCGGACCGGATGATGTCCACCCTGCCCGCGGGCGTGGACGGCGTCTACGAGGTGGGCACGCCGGGCGAGAAGACCCCGGGCAACCCCAGCCCCGGTCCGACGCTGTGGCTGCCGAAGGGCGAGACCGTCGAGTTCATCCTGACCTCGCGTGACGTGATCCACTCCTTCTGGGTGATCCCGTTCCTGATGAAGCAGGACGTGATCCCGGGCCACACCAACCGCTTCCAGGTGACCCCCAACAAGGAGGGCACCTTCATGGGCAAGTGCGCCGAGCTCTGCGGCGTGGACCACTCCCGCATGCTCTTCAACGTCAAGGTCGTCTCGCCCAAGGAGTACCGCGAGCACCTCCAGGACCTGAAGAAGAAGGGCCAGACCGGCTTCATCCCGTCCGGCATCGAGCAGACGGAACCCGCCAAGAACGCGGAGACCAAGCAAAAGTGAGCATCCTCAACGAATCTCAGGGTGCCGACGCAACCGCCTCCTACGAGGACGAGTTGCCGGTGCGCCGTAAGCAGCCCGGGAATGTCGTCGTCAAGTGGCTGACCACCACAGACCACAAGACGATCGGCACGCTCTACCTGGTCACGTCGTTCGCGTTCTTCTGCATCGGCGGCGTGATGGCGCTCTTCATGCGCGCCGAGCTGGCCCGTCCCGGCACGCAGATCATGTCGAACGAGCAGTTCAACCAGGCGTTCACCATGCATGGCACGATCATGCTGCTGATGTTCGCCACCCCGCTGTTCGCCGGTTTCGCGAACTGGATCATGCCGCTGCAGATCGGTGCGCC
Coding sequences:
- a CDS encoding response regulator transcription factor gives rise to the protein MTIRVVLADDQALLRSAFRILVDSEPDMEVVGEASDGAEAVALARAEVADVVLMDIRMPGLDGLAATRMITEDPQLSGVRVIMLTTFEVDEYVVESLRAGASGFLGKGAEPEELLAAIRVVVGGEALLSPAATKGLIARFLAQGGGADEPGEYDAARLDALTGREREVLVQVAGGLSNDEIAERLQVSPLTVKTHVNRAMAKLGARDRAQLVVISYETGLVHPRNG
- the nadA gene encoding quinolinate synthase NadA, with amino-acid sequence MTTAQSLDVQPTPLALLLLGREADPRSERGVECPGDLPAASDPDLVERARAAKAELGEKVFVLGHHYQRDEVIEFADVTGDSFKLARDAAARPDAEYIVFCGVHFMAESADILTSDRQQVILPDLAAGCSMADMATAEQVAECWDVLTEAGVAEVTVPVSYMNSSADIKAFTGKHGGTICTSSNAKRALDWAFEQGEKVLFLPDQHLGRNTAVRDMGMSLDDCVVYNPHKPNGGLTAEQLRDAKMILWRGHCSVHGRFSLDSVNEVRERIPGVNVLVHPECKHEVVAAADYVGSTEYIIKTLEAAPAGSKWAIGTELNLVRRLANRFADQGKEIVFLDRTVCFCSTMNRIDLPHLVWALESLAAGKVVNRIEVDRETESFAKLALERMLALP
- a CDS encoding iron-sulfur cluster assembly accessory protein; amino-acid sequence: MTVQDETTNAEGIILTDAAASKVKGLLEQEGRDDLALRVAVQPGGCSGLRYQLFFDERSLDGDVVKDFGGVKVVTDRMSAPYLGGASIDFVDTIEKQGFTIDNPNATGSCACGDSFS
- a CDS encoding carbohydrate kinase family protein → MRIAVTGSIATDHLMTFPGRFADQLVADQLHTVSLSFLVDTLDVRRGGVAPNICFGMGVLGLRPVMVGAAGSDFAEYRAWLERHGVDTSSVRISEVLHTARFVCTTDTDHNQIASFYTGAMSEARLIELQPVADRVGGLDLVLIGADDPEAMVRHTEECRSRGIPFAADPSQQLARMDGDDIRRLIEGARFLFTNEYEKALTEAKTGWTEDEILAKVGTRVTTLGAQGVRIDRVGEEPIVVGCPEEEAKVDPTGVGDAFRAGFLAGLSWDLTLERAAQVGCMLATLVIETLGTQEYELRRGHFMDRFAKAYGHEAAAEVQARLS
- a CDS encoding cysteine desulfurase/sulfurtransferase TusA family protein, coding for MPYFDAASSAPLHPVARQALLATLDEGWADPARLYREGRRARLLLDAARETAAEAVGCRPDELVFTPSGTRALHDGIAGALAGRRRAGRHLVVSAVEHSAVLHAADAHEAAGGTVARVAVDRAGRVEPGTFAAALRDVPGPVALACLQSANHEVGTVQPVAEVAEECREAGVPLLVDAAQSLAWGPVDAPWSLLTGSAHKWGGPAGVGLLAVRKGVRFAAHGPADERESGRAPGFENLPAIVAAAASLRAVRQEAADEAERLRALVDRIRARVPELVPDVEVVGDPERRLPHLVTFSCLYVDGEAVLHELDRAGFSVSSGSSCTSSTLTPSHVLRAMGVLSEGNIRVSLPLGTADQDVERFLAVLPGVVAEVRERLGAPARAVAPAGAPAAGEAGPMEAPEAAARELVVDSLGKRCPIPVIELAKVIGDVPVGGVVVVLSDDDAARLDIPAWCAMRGHDYLGETAAERGTAYRVRRV
- the coxB gene encoding cytochrome c oxidase subunit II, which codes for MSPNGSDRSSRRPVRRKLLQALAAGMVLATATGCTSKDFPNLGMPDPVTEEAPRILSLWQGSWAAALATGVLVWGLILWSVIFHRRSRTKVEVPPQTRYNMPIEALYTVVPIIIVSVLFYFTARDENELLKVDKKPDHVVNVVGFQWSWGFNYLENVDGNKSTGYTYKEAKEGQKLPKANTPPENISNIPDRMMSTLPAGVDGVYEVGTPGEKTPGNPSPGPTLWLPKGETVEFILTSRDVIHSFWVIPFLMKQDVIPGHTNRFQVTPNKEGTFMGKCAELCGVDHSRMLFNVKVVSPKEYREHLQDLKKKGQTGFIPSGIEQTEPAKNAETKQK